From a region of the Canis lupus dingo isolate Sandy chromosome 5, ASM325472v2, whole genome shotgun sequence genome:
- the LOC112646540 gene encoding trimeric intracellular cation channel type B-like, with amino-acid sequence MDSPWDELTLAFSRTSMFPFFDIAHYLVSVMALKRQPGAAAVARKNPFSSWFTAMLHCFGGGILSCVLLAEPPLRFLANNTNILLASSIWYFTFFCPCDLVSQGYSFLPVQLLAAGMKEVTRTWKIVGAGGSIITNFEQLVKGGWKPEADEWLKMSYPAKVTLLGSIIFTFQHTKYLAVSRHNLMFLYTMFLVVTKITMMITETATVLFAPLEDTLGRMLFGWQQQFSSCEKKSETKSSFNGTGSSTSKPIAVASDTVKKKHTKKTE; translated from the coding sequence ATGGACTCTCCGTGGGATGAGCTGACCCTTGCCTTTTCTCGCACGTCTATGTTCCCCTTTTTTGACATCGCCCACTACCTGGTGTCCGTGATGGCGCTGAAGCGTCAGCCGGGGGCTGCGGCGGTGGCACGGAAGAACCCTTTTTCAAGCTGGTTTACTGCTATGCTCCATTGCTTTGGTGGAGGAATTTTATCCTGTGTGTTGCTTGCAGAGCCTCCGTTGAGGTTTCTTGCAAACAACACTAATATATTACTGGCATCTTCAATctggtattttacatttttttgcccATGTGACCTAGTTTCCCAGGGCTATTCTTTCCTACCTGTTCAACTCTTGGCTGCGGGAATGAAAGAAGTGACCAGAACTTGGAAAATAGTAGGTGCAGGTGGTAGCATCATCACGAATTTTGAACAGTTGGTAAAAGGAGGTTGGAAACCAGAAGCTGATGAATGGCTGAAGATGTCCTACCCTGCCAAGGTGACCCTACTGGGGTCAATTATCTTCACATTCCAGCACACGAAGTATCTGGCAGTATCAAGGCATAACCTTATGTTCCTTTATACCATGTTTCTTGTGGTCACAAAGATAACCATGATGATTACAGAGACTGCTACTGTGCTTTTTGCTCCTCTTGAGGATACATTGGGTCGGATGCTATTTGGCTGGCAGCAGCAGTTTTCATCATgtgaaaagaaaagtgaaacaaaatcaTCTTTTAATGGTACTGGTTCATCGACCTCAAAACCTATAGCTGTTGCTTCAGATactgttaaaaagaaacatactaAGAAGACTGAGTAA